The nucleotide sequence gctgttaactcagttctccctttagaaaattaaagggatactcttgtgtttgagcccaaatggagtaacatgcaaaagtgttccataggtaagtttgaatgacacaaaatataaatattaaaattcaaaatattgagAAAACTTCAGACCACAAGACAGAATGTTATGCTACAaaacaagaaaagaaataaaGAATTATTTTTAACTTCTGCAGAAGAAAAATACACAACAACATCATTTTCTGCTGAAGATGATTTTTCAAATATGCAGGGAGCTTTATAAAGCAAGTCACACACTAGAACTTTTATCGCAGCCAATATTGCATGCAACAAAGATCACTTTTCTGCAGTGCTCATTGCCTGCAATCAGAATCGGTCATTGCATCGAATTACGATGAATATTAAACCAGTTCCATTATATCTGACAAAATTGCAGTGATAGCAGTTTTTGTCCGCAGGCAGGCAATCTTTTTATTGCACATCACAGCAATGAATACTGCACTTCTCTGCAAGAAATGTCTATTGTCagcatttgaaaatttgacctaatttttgtGACCAATTTATCCCTCCTGGCACCCTTCAACAGCAGATATTCTGATCTGTTGTGTAAAGCAAGGGTTAAAAGTGAAATGATTGAGCACACATCACTTTGAGATTTTCCTTTCAGCATCAAACGATAAACCCCCAGACGCTATCCACCATCACAAAGCAACAACTGAAACCAGAAGGTcagaggtcacagaggtcaaaagaaCCATGGGCTCCTACAGCAATGTCTTAGGCCAGGTGAATGTAAAATATTGTTTCTTTGTCCCCACTTACACCAATTAAAGAGTATTTTGCTATGCCTCAGTTGGTATCAAGGGGTGCAGGCTCACAGTGATCGCAGTCTTTCTTCATCATCAGGCCAAAGGGGTGCGGTTGGTTCTGTcaatcctccccccccccaccaccaggATTggctttcattttgattttgtgtcatttaTCAACCAGTCTGAGATCGGTGAAACTGGAGTAATTAGTCCTGAGAACATTCTGACGTCTCCTTTACCAACAAGAATGAAAGACATTCCTTTAAACAATGAATTGACTTGCCTTGGCCTTACTGAGTGACATTTCTGACTTTCTAAGCGGTTATTCATAGTCTGTAACCATGGGATACGGGATTAGGTTTAACCCTTTCCATTGGTGACATATTGCTTGGATTACTGAGAAATTGGGAAATGGAAAGCAAAATGATTTTCCCAGAATTTTGCAACATTTGAACAAAAGATTTATTTCAACTGAACATTTTAGAATAGGACTTTGTGTTATGATACAAGAAAGATACATTGCTCTAGGAGCTGTTTAACATAACAACACAGACAGACTACATAGCAAAAGAGACAAGAGACTTCactaagaaaagaaaagaaagaaattaatcattgtcaaaaacaaaaaaaagaaaaatcaaTGGAGGTCATACAGAAAAGGGTTGCTAAGCAACCAACCTTCATGGCCTTGACCTCCTTCCTGGCCTTGAACCCTGAGAAAGAGGCTTGGATTTTAATGGCTGCCTTCTCGACCTCTGGGTCCTCAAGGTCGATGTCGATTTCTTCCTCGACTTTTTTATCCTCAGCAGTTTCTGTAGCAGGTGCGGCAGTTTCTTCTTGTGTTGCTTGAGACTTTTCTTCAGGAGCATCCTGTGTTCCTTGAGAATCCTAAGAAGCGGGGAAAACAGTTAATTCATGAAATTCTACGAAATGAATTAATTACACATCAGTAATTAACACAGGTATCCTTAACCACTAAATAAaattgaattgttttgaaagccTGCAGTATGCGATTGACTTAAGTTATGTCAGCTTGACAAACGAGGGCTTCACTCAAAATGGTTGTACACTGGAGTTAAACTTGTGTTCTGCATTTATATCTTGTAGAGCCATCAAGGAAAAATGCCAGAATATAACAGAGAAGTTATCATTCAAGGATGCTATTTTATAttgttttgatatacatgtcTTTGAAATTTTAATTAGCAGCCACATCATTTGTGCCGCAGAGTGAATTTACCTATCTGCTGAAGTGAGAATGTTTGgcccaaaaaagtattagtACTCTTGAGGGAGTACTCCAAAAATACTCTTCACAATGCAACTTTAggcatgctacatgtagtatttgTAAGTTCTAATTACTGGATATGTAACAATGTTATTTAAGGACTCTAAGGAGAGAGTTGGAGACAGAAGGTATAGATAAAGGCAGAAAGACTCAAGCATACATTCAGACTCACAAACTAACCTGCACATATTTGCCAGGCAGGGGAGGGGGCATCGGACCTTCTATCAAGCAGAGGTCATCATTCAAGGAAGGGGTTTCAGTTACAACAAGGCATTAGCATATATTTCACATCACCTACATTCAATTATAAGGTAATGTGGTACAATTACAGCCTGTGTGTACATGCATGTGCCCTATTACTGTTTTCTACATTGCAAGGGTTTTAATTGTACCTCTTTACCTTACATTTGTACACTTCTAGCTAGGGcaagttgctcaatcagcgttaaGAGACAAATGCCACCATCAGCTCAACAAAGTGCTATCTCCTTATGGCATTGAGACTTGATGCAAACATTAATGTTAACACTGATGAAGCGGCCAGGCCCTACTAAAAATAAGCACACTTTCACAACCATCTTGGATACATGATAAAGCACTTCTGTAGATACGCATCGCTGATAAGCACAAAATAATAGTCCAGTCAATTTAACAAATTTGTTTGGTCTTCATATATTGACTGGACTATATTGCTTATATTGACTAGACTATAAGAGCTACAATGAAATGGAGGAAGAACAcaacaactttaaaaaaaattgcaatggcGACTTAAGTTCTTAGACTTAAGTCCTTGTTACATAAGTTTACCTAAGTTCTATTACTTAACATGCTTAAGTTCTCTTCGAGttaaaaaagaaatatacaaaacaatttttttttacatCCCATCAAGCATGATTTTCGCAAGAAACCCAACATAAATTCCACAAAGAAGGGGTTACCATTCCCCTGTCCCTATCCCCTACAAAGCCATCTGTGTTTCTACAAAGGACCACAGAAGCATTCTAACATTTCATACACAAACATAGGAATCTCAGACAGCATTCTAAAGATCACAAAACATTCCTAAAACATCATCTTAATTATGCCACAAACTCGCCTACACTTCCTACACAAATCAATACAAAATGTACGGCGAAATCGACAAACTACGGTGGAACTGGAAAGATTACGGTTGCTACGGTACATTTCATGCTCTATACATAGAAACCATCGCCGTGGCAACCAACCTTGCATTCGCCAAGACTTTTTCTTGATACTCTCATCATATTGTTTACACCCTGCAGCTCCACTCTCTCTCCCTTCGCAACTTCTTCAGTCTCGAGCATTGCAGTTTGCCTGAACGAATCACGTCTACGGAtgcttttaatttcaatgaaagCGCCCATCTTTGCATCGCAAATTTCCTTCGACAAAACAGGACTTTTCATGATTCCAAAGGTATTCAATATCACAGTTTCCCCATTTTTCATAATTCCGTTTTTGGCCACTGATCGTCTATCTTTCAACTTCTTTGAGTTCTTATCACAAATTCCATATTCCATAACTTCTACGCTTTTCATATCAACTCCTTTCACAGGCAAAGACTCCTCAACTTTACCACAACTACTACAACTGTTTCCTATTTCTAAGTTATTCACATTATTGCTATCACAAAGAACATTTACAGATGCAACATTTGGCAATATCTTTGGAGCAATTCCATTTCTAAGGAGAGACTTCTTCACACCATCAAAAGTCTTCGCTTTCATATCTCTGGCTTCATTTTCTAAGCCATGTGACTTATTTACTTTCCTCCTTCCTGCAAATCCAGCACACAACCCATTCCTGCAGCCTTCATCCTTCcccaaaatatcaccaaaatgTACCCTACTCCTGGACATGCCACAACATGTCCTGCAATGTAATCCATTTGTTAATTCCTTAGCTCTCCTCTCAGAAGCATCAAGCCAATTGACCCAATGTGAAGCTTGCCCCTCGTCTTTGACAGGGCAAAGTATACCATTTCTGAGCACATCACCGCCATATGACCCCACCCTCCCTTCCTTGTAAGGGAACAGCACCCCTTCCCCACTCCCAATAACTAGTCACACTCTTCCAACCTCCCCACTACCCTTCCCAGCATCCGCATCCACAACATCAGCAGCTTTCGATTTCTTACCAAACTTCATCCCCTTGAATTTACTCTGAATTGCCAAGGCAGCTTTCTCAACTTCTGGATCATTCAAATCAATGTCTATGGGTCCCTCCTCACTTGGTAGAATAGGCGTAGGATTTCCTCCATCACATGCTGGAGCTCCTTTGATCTCCAACGCAGCAAAGTCAACCCCATCAATACAAACAGCACCATCCCCATCCTCTCTAACCTTTGGAACATCAGCAGCTTTCGATTTCTTCCCAAACTTCATCCCCTTGAATTTACTCTGAATCGCCAACGCTGCTTTCTCAACTTCCGGATCATTCAAATCGATGTCGATTTCTTCCTGATCATTGGCTCCAGCTGCAGGTTCAACCTTCTTATCACAAGGCTTGTCCTGCGCAGGTTTTGAATCCACATCCTTCTGAACTCCATTGCCCTTGTCTACTTTTGCAGCAGCCGATTTCTTGCCGAACTTCATCCCCTTGAACTTACTCTGGATGGCAAGTGCAGCTTTTTCAACCTCTGGATCCGTCAAATCAATGTCTACCTCCTCCTCTTCCTTCCCCGCAACAGCCGATTCAGCTTTCCCGTCCATCTTACCAAGATCTGACACAGCTTGATTTCCCGTTCCTGTCCTAGCAGTTTCAGGCAAAATGTCCTGTTTTTCTATAACTGCAGCCACTTTAGCAGTCCCTTGCAAAGTGTCCTGTTTTTCTACAACTGCAGCAACATTAGCAGTCCCTTGCAAAGTGTCCTGATTTTCCACAGCCCCCGCAGCTTTCCCTTTCTTGAATCCTTTGAATTTGTTCTGTATCGCCAAAGCTGCCTTTTCAACCTCAGGATCAGTCAAATCAATGTCAATCTCCTCCTCCTCTGTCGAAGCTGTGGTCGTCGTACCCGCAGGGTTTTCTTTTGGCTTTGATGACGCTAAATCCTTCCCGCCAGCAACAGAATTATCCTTTGTCTTTGACTCCGATTCTGCTTTGGCCTCTCCCTTCTTAAATCCCTTGAATTTATTCTGTATAGCTAATGCAGCCTTCTCGACCTCTGGATCTTTCAAGTCAATGTCGATTTCCTCATCACAATTTTCAGTTTTTATCACAGTTTCTTTGATATCCTTAGACTTTGTGTCAGACGTGTTCTCCTTGATGTAAGTCTTTCCTTTTACGTTTGACTCATGTGTTCCAACGGTTTTATCCTGATCCTAAGGAAGCAGcattaaagagaaaaaatgatggtTTAAACAACATCTCGAGTCAACGTTAGAGTATCTGACTGGTTTTGATGTATTTTTACTTTCGACAAAACTGTACATCACCAAAGTTGTGTTCAGTCTTACCTAAATTTTCATGGAAAACAAGTGTGTACAGTTGTGTTCAAAAACAAATAGTTGCATATTTTCCTAAAATACCTTGTTATTTCTAGATATTTTATGAAAACAGGCATCaactattttcaaaacaaatctaAACCAATACACATGAACTCTGACATTGACTCAAGAAACATAGAACAGTAAGGTCCTCAGGAACTACTTTCTTACAGGACGTCCCGAAAATATTACCAACTGGCATAAATTAAACACAAAACTATTTCCATAACCCTCCTGGAACTGGAACCACTTTGCCACAAATGGAACATCAGAGAAATTAGATTGTCAAAAACTGTCAACACATAAAAGAAAAGCTTGCCACCAAACTCCAAATCTGATCAACATTTTCTGAAATCTACGAAGAAACCAGAAACATAACCTATGAACTTTAAAGTATTGTGTCCAAGAACCCTCCAGTCCCAATGTGCCAGACGCTATTGATCATTAATGGATTTTCACAAATGCCCTTTGAAATCGACTGATCGAGGAGAAATCCACCCACAAATCTGATCAACATTTTCTGAAATCTACGAAGAAACCAGAAACATAACCTATGAACTTTAAAGTATTGTGTCCAAGAACCCTCCAGTCCTAATGTGCCAGACGCTATTGATCATTAATGGATTTTCACAAATTCCCTTTGAGATTGACTGATCGAGGAGAAATCCACCCACAAAGACGGCAAACGCTAAGAAAGAAAATCCGGAGGAATTTCACCAGTCGGAAACTGAACGGTTTACAGGACACAGGGCACAAGCCGAATTTGGAAAAAATGAGTCGCTGACGTGAACAGAAGGacagtgttgccatctattATAAGAACCTTGCACTAAGTGAACTTTTAAGTCCTTTCTGCTCTAATACCTTGGAATACACTATCAATGCATAGTCCTATATACGGCAACACTGTCTATCTCAACTTGTCAACAActaatttcttcttcaaaattggAATTATGTCCATTTTGCTTTAAGCCATTGGAATACACTATCAATGCATAGTCCTGTTGATGGCAACACAGTCCATCTCCACTTGTCAACAActaatttcttcttcaaaactGGAATAACGTCCATTTTGCTTTAAGTCATAGGAATACACTATCAATGCACAGTTCAGAAGATATATGGCCACACTGTCTATCTCCACTTGTCAACAACtagttttcttcttcaaaattggAATTACGTCTGTTACGCTCTAAGCCCTTCGTCTGTATGAAACTGAAAACCATctatcaactgacatgatggAGCACCAGACATTATCGATTGATTTTTTCCGACATCAGCGCAAAAATCGAAAATGGGAGAAAACTTACGTTCTTTGCGGGTGTCTTCCCTTGCACGTCCCGAGGTCCGGGACTGTGGACGGACTTCGGGACCGCAGTCATGACAGGCTCTGGGCTGACCATCTTAGCACCCTGGCAACCCATGATAAGCAGATTTTACCAGTACATGTTCAAATTATACCTGTCGCGTGAAATGTGTCACGATAATGTTCCGATATTGGTTTATGGATCAAATTTCTATTCCACTTGGCCAGAAATAGATCACGCTTTTGCCTCCGCCCACTCGAGGATACATTCTGGTGCATTtattgtactaggtgacatctTCTGGGATATGTTATGTCAGTATTGGTACAATCGGGTAATACCCTCAGATACCAACGCTGTGGGTGATATTATGCATGTTGGCAATATTTTTTATGAAAAGCCAATACAATCTTAAGTCCTGGTTATCCAAAGCAGTGAAATATTTATGACCTGCTTTGGTTAAAGGATACAAATGTGcaaatatttcgaaaatgatTTATTAGTACTGGATTACTGGACTTCATAGTTTCTTTTCCCTCATTGGCCTTCTTACCCCAAGTCCTGTGACCAACAGATGAAAAAATCCATCATATCCCTGCCCAGCCAACCTACCCCATATTGCGTGCTTAATAAGCTGAAACCATTCTTTTTTCATGTTCCTCATTGGCTCCATTTCACATGACTCCAAGTCACACGACCAATAGATGAAACAATCCCCTGTTTCATGTCCCTCGATGGCCAACTTACCCTAAGTCACATAACCAATAGCAAATCCTGTTTCTACCCCACCTCACGTGATCAATAGCTAAAACAATCCTGGTTCATGTCCCTCATTGGCCAACTTACCCCATGTCACGTGACAAATAGATGAAACAATCCCATGTTTCATGTCCCTCCCTGGCCAACTTACCCCAAGTCACATAACCAATAGGTGAAAGAATCTCCTGTTTCATGTCCCACCTCGGCCATTTTACCCCACCTCACATGATCAATTGATGAAACAATCCGATTCCATGTCCCTCATTGGCCAACTTACCCCATGCCACATGATCAGTAGATGAAACAATCCAATTTCTTGTCCCTCACTGGCCAACTTACCCCATGTCACGTGACAAATAGATGAAACAATCCCATGTTTCATGTCCCTCCCTGGCCAACTTACCCCAAGTCACATAACCAATAGGTGAAAGAATCTCCTGTTTCATGTCCCACCTCGGCCATTTTACCCCACCTCACATGATCAATTGATGAAACAATCCGATTCCATGTCCCTCATTGGCCAACTTACCCCATGCCACATGATCAGTAGATGAAACAATCCAATTTCTTGTCCCTCACTGGCCATATTACCCAAGTCAAGCGACAATTAGCTGAGACAACCTCCAGTCTCAAATTCCTCCCCTGCAATCATGATCAACAGACAAATTATTTCCAGTTTCATGTCCCTCCCTGCCCATCTTGCCCCAAGTCACGTGACCAATATCCGAACACATCACCCTTTATATCCCTCTCCTATTCCATCAATCAATAAATCCGAAATGTTATTAGCCCAGACTCGCAACGCCTCAACGCACCCGATGAAATCTTCACCTAATCAAAGGTTCTGTCTCATTTCATCCTCTGTTGATTTTCATTTCTCGTCTCTTCTCTGATGTACCGATTGGTACCGGTCAAATTGGATCGGCCATGCTAGATCAGACCTGGCCAAGGGTTTGAGTTGACACTGTATACTGTATTTGGAAAAAATGAAGCATTTGGTACTGTACTGGTATGCAGGGGCAGGGAAGACGGCCTGCCTGGTACCCTCGAGGACAAGTCGTAGGTCCAACACTGGCGGTTCTGCTTCATCTACTTgcccttgggcaaggcacttcaccctacttgcttctctccaccgaGGAGTAAATGAGTTGCCTGGTTAAGTTGAcctgcgatagaccagcatcctatctaGGGGGGTGGGGGGTAATACTCCCAGTTGCTTGATGCTACGGATAAGCTCCGGCCAGATCGGCCATTTGTGGCTGAAGCAATAGCCCAGCCAAATTTAAATTAACTTTCACTGATGTAGCGCCTCGTATAGGTCAGATACCATCTAAGCTAGCACTGTGCTGGGTC is from Lineus longissimus chromosome 18, tnLinLong1.2, whole genome shotgun sequence and encodes:
- the LOC135502567 gene encoding uncharacterized protein LOC135502567 produces the protein MTATLDLVLLLDFLQVQDQDKTVGTHESNVKGKTYIKENTSDTKSKDIKETVIKTENCDEEIDIDLKDPEVEKAALAIQNKFKGFKKGEAKAESESKTKDNSVAGGKDLASSKPKENPAGTTTTASTEEEEIDIDLTDPEVEKAALAIQNKFKGFKKGKAAGAVENQDTLQGTANVAAVVEKQDTLQGTAKVAAVIEKQDILPETARTGTGNQAVSDLGKMDGKAESAVAGKEEEEVDIDLTDPEVEKAALAIQSKFKGMKFGKKSAAAKVDKGNGVQKDVDSKPAQDKPCDKKVEPAAGANDQEEIDIDLNDPEVEKAALAIQSKFKGMKFGKKSKAADVPKVREDGDGAVCIDGVDFAALEIKGAPACDGGNPTPILPSEEGPIDIDLNDPEVEKAALAIQSKFKGMKFGKKSKAADVVDADAGKGSGEVGRV